The following proteins are co-located in the Silene latifolia isolate original U9 population chromosome 1, ASM4854445v1, whole genome shotgun sequence genome:
- the LOC141597921 gene encoding helicase-like transcription factor CHR28 isoform X1 — MGTEIVEISSSLDSDFDLSEDDEVEVRSEPRDLGVVPRPGASSTRVLPNWRQPQNVNARNDGFQMERPKPSFGSDRVANFTPSGSGRGRNLYAGHRSQAESSGSASYGYQQDSNKRVLPSSLQPSGTRSKPNNYWENLSSSRCGNNDGFYNPVALGEANSSSFARDSFSRGNLNDQHTFDGSRPRILPHTLLRGKAVSNDPLQNMGFGEERVSGDESVIYQAALQDLSQPKKELDLPEGVLSISLLRHQKIALCWMVQKESTVHCLGGILADDQGLGKTISTIALVQKLRNLQMKFQSEKIDNKNAEALDLDDDDDDKGKKIDDANCNLVKTCNNQPETLNLDDDDDDDDNRNAPVTKELDPPKCSSSASSSRQTFSRKRPAAGTLIVCPATVLRQWARELDDKVAEEGKLSVLLYHGGNRTKEPLELAKYDVVLTTYAIVSNEVPKQPIVDEDDGELKFGERAGISPEFSTKKRKHPSTSGKKGKKGKKLDDSSFYSESGALARVTWFRVVLDEAQTIKNHRTQTARACCGLRAKTRWCLSGTPIQNSIDELYSYFRFLRHEMYSNYKIFCEKIKFPISRDPIMGYKKLQAVLKTLLLRRTKDTLLDGEPIICLPPKFINMKTVNFTIEERTFYAKLEAESRSQFKAYAAAGTVNQNYANILLMILRLRQACDHPLLVKGFNAEPARRTSMEKAAKLPRKTLLQLVDRLEAPSAICRICSDPAEDAVITICGHVFCYQCVGDYLTGDDTMCPVQRCKEQLCEDVLFSEATLRSCLSSDYNDHFSNGSSSKSSILSSEYSSSKIKAAMEILISNSKINSQCIELDDLEDTDVTNSSCAQVRTENVGNSASKGPIKTIVFSQWTRMLDLFEYSLNQHCIQYRRLDGSMSLVARDRAVREFNSDPEVIVMVMSLKAGNLGLNMVAACHVILLDLWWNPTTEDQAIDRAHRIGQTRPVTVSRITIKDTVEDRILALQEEKRKMVASAFGEDHVGGSGARLTIDDLKYLFLGSRVL; from the exons ATGGGAACAGAGATTGTCGAGATTTCATCTTCATTAGATAGTGATTTTGATTTATCAGAAGACGATGAAGTAGAGGTTAGATCTGAACCTCGAGATCTTGGGGTTGTACCTAGACCTGGTGCCTCAAGTACAAGGGTGCTGCCTAATTGGCGTCAGCCGCAAAATGTTAATGCAAGAAATGATG GTTTTCAAATGGAACGTCCGAAGCCTTCCTTTGGTTCTGATAGAGTAGCAAATTTTACGCCTTCGGGTTCTGGTAGAGGAAGAAATTTGTACGCTGGCCATCGTTCTCAGGCTGAATCTTCGGGTAGCGCAAGCTATG GTTACCAGCAAGACTCAAATAAGAGGGTCCTTCCATCTTCTCTCCAGCCATCTGGAACACGTTCTAAACCAAATAATTATTGGGAGAATTTAAGTAGTAGTCGCTGTGGAAACAATGATGGGTTTTACAATCCAGTGGCACTAGGTGAGGCAAACTCTTCGAGCTTTGCAAGAGACAGTTTTTCCCGGGGCAATCTCAATGATCAGCATACTTTTGACGGTAGTCGTCCTCGCATTCTTCCCCACACTTTATTACGCGGCAAGGCTGTTTCAAATGATCCTCTCCAAAATATGGGGTTTGGAGAAGAGAGAGTTTCGGGAGATGAAAGTGTAATATATCAAGCAGCGTTACAG GACCTTAGCCAGCCCAAAAAAGAACTTGACCTCCCTGAAGGTGTTTTATCTATCTCTCTTTTGAGACACCAG AAAATCGCACTCTGTTGGATGGTTCAAAAGGAGTCTACAGTGCATTGCTTGGGTGGTATTCTTGCAGATGATCAG GGACTTGGTAAAACTATATCGACTATTGCACTTGTACAAAAGCTGAGGAACTTGCAGATGAAGTTTCAGTCAGAAAAGATTGACAATAAAAATGCCGAAGCATTGGAtttggatgatgatgacgatgacaagGGGAAGAAAATCGATGATGCAAATTGCAATTTAGTGAAAACTTGCAATAATCAACCTGAAACTTTGAATCTGGATGACGATGACGACGATGATGATAATAGAAATGCCCCAGTTACTAAGGAGTTGGATCCCCCAAAATGTAGTTCAAGTGCTAGCTCTTCACGCCAGACATTCTCAAGGAAGAGGCCTGCTGCAGGTACATTGATAGTGTGCCCAGCAACTGTTTTGAGGCAGTGGGCTAGAGAGTTGGACGACAAAGTTGCAGAGGAAGGAAAACTCTCTGTTttgttgtaccatggtggcaatAGGACAAAGGAACCTCTGGAGCTGGCTAAGTATGATGTCGTGCTTACCACATATGCTATAGTCAGTAACGAGGTTCCTAAACAGCCGATAGTTGATGAGGATGATGGCGAGCTAAAATTTGGGGAAAGGGCTGGAATTTCACCTGAATTTTCTACCAAGAAAAGGAAACATCCATCTACCTCAggcaaaaaaggaaaaaaaggcaAAAAACTAGATGATAGCTCATTTTATAGCGAATCTGGTGCCCTTGCCAGAGTGActtggtttagagttgtattagATGAAGCCCAAACAATCAAAAACCATAGAACCCAAACGGCTAGAGCTTGCTGTGGACTTAGAGCAAAAACAAGGTGGTGTCTATCTGGAACTCCAATTCAGAATTCTATTGATGAACTGTACAGTTACTTCAGATTTCTTCGACATGAAATGTATTCAAATTACAAAATATTTTGTGAAAAGATAAAATTTCCGATCTCCAGAGATCCTATTATGGGATACAAGAAACTTCAAGCTGTACTGAAGACTTTACTTCTCCGTCGCACAAAAG ATACATTACTTGATGGGGAGCCCATTATATGCCTACCTCCAAAATTTATAAACATGAAGACTGTGAACTTTACCATTGAGGAGCGGACCTTTTATGCAAAACTAGAAGCGGAATCTCGTTCACAGTTTaag GCTTATGCTGCTGCTGGCACAGTGAATCAAAATTATGCCAACATTCTTCTCATGATTTTGCGCCTTCGGCAGGCGTGTGATCACCCACTTCTTGTTAAGGGTTTTAATGCAGAACCTGCTAGAAGAACAAGCATGGAGAAGGCTGCGAAGCTCCCTAGAAAGACATTATTGCAACTGGTAGATCGCTTGGAAGCACCGTCTGCAATTTGCAGGATTTGCAGC GACCCTGCAGAAGACGCCGTCATTACTATCTGCGGCCATGTCTTTTGCTACCAATGTGTGGGAGACTACCTTACTGGGGATGACACTATGTGCCCAGTTCAGAGATGCAAGGAGCAGCTTTGTGAAGATGTTCTATTTTCAGAGGCTACTCTCAGGAGTTGTCTTTCAAGTGACTATAATGACCATTTTTCAAACGGAAGTAGTTCCAAGAGTTCAATTCTGAGTAGTGAGTACAGCTCTTCTAAAATCAAGGCTGCGATGGAAATACTCATTTCTAATAGTAAAATAAATAGCCAATGTATAGAGTTGGACGATTTAGAAGACACAGATGTGACAAATTCCTCCTGTGCACAAGTGAGAACTGAAAATGTGGGGAATTCAGCCTCAAAAGGGCCCATAAAAACCATTGTTTTCTCCCAGTGGACTCGTATGTTGGACTTATTTGAGTATTCTTTAAATCAGCACTGCATTCAGTATAGGAGGCTTGATGGTAGTATGAGTTTGGTTGCAAGAGACAGGGCCGTCAGAGAGTTCAATTCTGATCCTGAG GTTATTGTTATGGTGATGTCTTTAAAAGCTGGAAACCTTGGTTTGAACATGGTTGCGGCATGCCATGTTATCCTTTTAGATCTTTGGTGGAATCCAACAACGGAAGACCAAGCTATTGATCGAGCACATCGTATTGGCCAAACTCGCCCTGTTACAGTGTCAAGGATTACTATTAAAGATACTGTCGAGGATCGAATCCTAGCTCTGCAG
- the LOC141597921 gene encoding helicase-like transcription factor CHR28 isoform X2 has protein sequence MLNLLRALVSYISERAGFTHGMGTEIVEISSSLDSDFDLSEDDEVEVRSEPRDLGVVPRPGASSTRVLPNWRQPQNVNARNDGFQMERPKPSFGSDRVANFTPSGSGRGRNLYAGHRSQAESSGSASYGYQQDSNKRVLPSSLQPSGTRSKPNNYWENLSSSRCGNNDGFYNPVALGEANSSSFARDSFSRGNLNDQHTFDGSRPRILPHTLLRGKAVSNDPLQNMGFGEERVSGDESVIYQAALQDLSQPKKELDLPEGVLSISLLRHQKIALCWMVQKESTVHCLGGILADDQGLGKTISTIALVQKLRNLQMKFQSEKIDNKNAEALDLDDDDDDKGKKIDDANCNLVKTCNNQPETLNLDDDDDDDDNRNAPVTKELDPPKCSSSASSSRQTFSRKRPAAGTLIVCPATVLRQWARELDDKVAEEGKLSVLLYHGGNRTKEPLELAKYDVVLTTYAIVSNEVPKQPIVDEDDGELKFGERAGISPEFSTKKRKHPSTSGKKGKKGKKLDDSSFYSESGALARVTWFRVVLDEAQTIKNHRTQTARACCGLRAKTRWCLSGTPIQNSIDELYSYFRFLRHEMYSNYKIFCEKIKFPISRDPIMGYKKLQAVLKTLLLRRTKDTLLDGEPIICLPPKFINMKTVNFTIEERTFYAKLEAESRSQFKAYAAAGTVNQNYANILLMILRLRQACDHPLLVKGFNAEPARRTSMEKAAKLPRKTLLQLVDRLEAPSAICRICSDPAEDAVITICGHVFCYQCVGDYLTGDDTMCPVQRCKEQLCEDVLFSEATLRSCLSSDYNDHFSNGSSSKSSILSSEYSSSKIKAAMEILISNSKINSQCIELDDLEDTDVTNSSCAQVRTENVGNSASKGPIKTIVFSQWTRMLDLFEYSLNQHCIQYRRLDGSMSLVARDRAVREFNSDPEVIVMVMSLKAGNLGLNMVAACHVILLDLWWNPTTEDQAIDRAHRIGQTRPVTVSRITIKDTVEDRILALQEEKRKMVASAFGEDHVGGSGARLTIDDLKYLFLGSRVL, from the exons AT GTTAAATCTCCTACGAGCCCTTGTATCTTATATCAGTGAAAGAGCAGGCTTCACGCACGGCATGGGAACAGAGATTGTCGAGATTTCATCTTCATTAGATAGTGATTTTGATTTATCAGAAGACGATGAAGTAGAGGTTAGATCTGAACCTCGAGATCTTGGGGTTGTACCTAGACCTGGTGCCTCAAGTACAAGGGTGCTGCCTAATTGGCGTCAGCCGCAAAATGTTAATGCAAGAAATGATG GTTTTCAAATGGAACGTCCGAAGCCTTCCTTTGGTTCTGATAGAGTAGCAAATTTTACGCCTTCGGGTTCTGGTAGAGGAAGAAATTTGTACGCTGGCCATCGTTCTCAGGCTGAATCTTCGGGTAGCGCAAGCTATG GTTACCAGCAAGACTCAAATAAGAGGGTCCTTCCATCTTCTCTCCAGCCATCTGGAACACGTTCTAAACCAAATAATTATTGGGAGAATTTAAGTAGTAGTCGCTGTGGAAACAATGATGGGTTTTACAATCCAGTGGCACTAGGTGAGGCAAACTCTTCGAGCTTTGCAAGAGACAGTTTTTCCCGGGGCAATCTCAATGATCAGCATACTTTTGACGGTAGTCGTCCTCGCATTCTTCCCCACACTTTATTACGCGGCAAGGCTGTTTCAAATGATCCTCTCCAAAATATGGGGTTTGGAGAAGAGAGAGTTTCGGGAGATGAAAGTGTAATATATCAAGCAGCGTTACAG GACCTTAGCCAGCCCAAAAAAGAACTTGACCTCCCTGAAGGTGTTTTATCTATCTCTCTTTTGAGACACCAG AAAATCGCACTCTGTTGGATGGTTCAAAAGGAGTCTACAGTGCATTGCTTGGGTGGTATTCTTGCAGATGATCAG GGACTTGGTAAAACTATATCGACTATTGCACTTGTACAAAAGCTGAGGAACTTGCAGATGAAGTTTCAGTCAGAAAAGATTGACAATAAAAATGCCGAAGCATTGGAtttggatgatgatgacgatgacaagGGGAAGAAAATCGATGATGCAAATTGCAATTTAGTGAAAACTTGCAATAATCAACCTGAAACTTTGAATCTGGATGACGATGACGACGATGATGATAATAGAAATGCCCCAGTTACTAAGGAGTTGGATCCCCCAAAATGTAGTTCAAGTGCTAGCTCTTCACGCCAGACATTCTCAAGGAAGAGGCCTGCTGCAGGTACATTGATAGTGTGCCCAGCAACTGTTTTGAGGCAGTGGGCTAGAGAGTTGGACGACAAAGTTGCAGAGGAAGGAAAACTCTCTGTTttgttgtaccatggtggcaatAGGACAAAGGAACCTCTGGAGCTGGCTAAGTATGATGTCGTGCTTACCACATATGCTATAGTCAGTAACGAGGTTCCTAAACAGCCGATAGTTGATGAGGATGATGGCGAGCTAAAATTTGGGGAAAGGGCTGGAATTTCACCTGAATTTTCTACCAAGAAAAGGAAACATCCATCTACCTCAggcaaaaaaggaaaaaaaggcaAAAAACTAGATGATAGCTCATTTTATAGCGAATCTGGTGCCCTTGCCAGAGTGActtggtttagagttgtattagATGAAGCCCAAACAATCAAAAACCATAGAACCCAAACGGCTAGAGCTTGCTGTGGACTTAGAGCAAAAACAAGGTGGTGTCTATCTGGAACTCCAATTCAGAATTCTATTGATGAACTGTACAGTTACTTCAGATTTCTTCGACATGAAATGTATTCAAATTACAAAATATTTTGTGAAAAGATAAAATTTCCGATCTCCAGAGATCCTATTATGGGATACAAGAAACTTCAAGCTGTACTGAAGACTTTACTTCTCCGTCGCACAAAAG ATACATTACTTGATGGGGAGCCCATTATATGCCTACCTCCAAAATTTATAAACATGAAGACTGTGAACTTTACCATTGAGGAGCGGACCTTTTATGCAAAACTAGAAGCGGAATCTCGTTCACAGTTTaag GCTTATGCTGCTGCTGGCACAGTGAATCAAAATTATGCCAACATTCTTCTCATGATTTTGCGCCTTCGGCAGGCGTGTGATCACCCACTTCTTGTTAAGGGTTTTAATGCAGAACCTGCTAGAAGAACAAGCATGGAGAAGGCTGCGAAGCTCCCTAGAAAGACATTATTGCAACTGGTAGATCGCTTGGAAGCACCGTCTGCAATTTGCAGGATTTGCAGC GACCCTGCAGAAGACGCCGTCATTACTATCTGCGGCCATGTCTTTTGCTACCAATGTGTGGGAGACTACCTTACTGGGGATGACACTATGTGCCCAGTTCAGAGATGCAAGGAGCAGCTTTGTGAAGATGTTCTATTTTCAGAGGCTACTCTCAGGAGTTGTCTTTCAAGTGACTATAATGACCATTTTTCAAACGGAAGTAGTTCCAAGAGTTCAATTCTGAGTAGTGAGTACAGCTCTTCTAAAATCAAGGCTGCGATGGAAATACTCATTTCTAATAGTAAAATAAATAGCCAATGTATAGAGTTGGACGATTTAGAAGACACAGATGTGACAAATTCCTCCTGTGCACAAGTGAGAACTGAAAATGTGGGGAATTCAGCCTCAAAAGGGCCCATAAAAACCATTGTTTTCTCCCAGTGGACTCGTATGTTGGACTTATTTGAGTATTCTTTAAATCAGCACTGCATTCAGTATAGGAGGCTTGATGGTAGTATGAGTTTGGTTGCAAGAGACAGGGCCGTCAGAGAGTTCAATTCTGATCCTGAG GTTATTGTTATGGTGATGTCTTTAAAAGCTGGAAACCTTGGTTTGAACATGGTTGCGGCATGCCATGTTATCCTTTTAGATCTTTGGTGGAATCCAACAACGGAAGACCAAGCTATTGATCGAGCACATCGTATTGGCCAAACTCGCCCTGTTACAGTGTCAAGGATTACTATTAAAGATACTGTCGAGGATCGAATCCTAGCTCTGCAG
- the LOC141597948 gene encoding uncharacterized protein LOC141597948 translates to MSQSQSKSVETLLKSARPFIRGDLDKIDDKLVALVSVLRSVGAAECWHKHGTFLEHLFDIYRILKLWGAPDAVCLCGLFHSAYSNSYVNLAIFDPSTGRDTVRAHVGEAAENLIHLFCIVPRQPLIHDQLIFHYAESELVDHLQVSEKSVRDAKENGLSNRDEAWRVKINSLVPEDGVLVKHIKTGEDVRVSRRVVAVFLLMTIADFSDQLFSFQDVLFENFDGRLEFKGNDIVSLWPGDGKPGLWTSSLSKMGAVYMLMVREEEIMMAERKIQKVEGRDEEIELVIPPVFDNCTRVLNSNEQIEARDLYWEAVCDYAKIGLEKAEELLLKSVEKNPFIGEPHVVLSQLYLSKGRFEEAEVEAERGLILLLQWASPWDKRMSWEGWIAWVRVLLMKSKEKSWPQTSWGILNLGLVR, encoded by the coding sequence ATGTCTCAATCTCAATCCAAATCTGTTGAAACCCTGTTGAAATCTGCAAGACCTTTCATCAGAGGTGACTTGGACAAGATTGATGACAAACTCGTCGCCTTGGTGTCTGTTCTTAGATCAGTGGGTGCGGCCGAGTGCTGGCACAAGCACGGCACTTTCTTAGAACATCTTTTCGACATTTACCGTATCCTTAAACTCTGGGGTGCTCCTGATGCTGTCTGTCTCTGTGGTCTATTCCACTCTGCTTACTCCAACTCTTATGTCAATCTCGCTATCTTCGACCCTTCAACTGGCCGCGACACTGTCCGCGCTCACGTGGGGGAGGCAGCCGAGAATCTCATCCATTTGTTCTGTATCGTCCCTCGCCAGCCTCTCATTCATGATCAGCTTATTTTTCACTACGCTGAGTCTGAACTCGTGGACCACCTCCAGGTTTCTGAAAAGTCTGTGCGCGATGCGAAAGAGAATGGTTTGTCTAATAGAGACGAGGCGTGGAGGGTTAAGATTAACTCTTTGGTGCCTGAAGATGGTGTGCTTGTTAAGCATATTAAAACAGGTGAAGATGTCAGGGTTTCGAGAAGGGTTGTTGCGGTTTTTCTACTGATGACTATAGCTGATTTCAGTGATCagcttttcagttttcaagaTGTGTTGTTTGAGAACTTTGATGGACGACTCGAGTTCAAGGGGAATGATATAGTGTCGCTTTGGCCAGGAGATGGGAAACCGGGGTTGTGGACTAGCTCCCTGTCGAAAATGGGAGCGGTTTATATGTTAATGGTGAGGGAAGAGGAGATAATGATGGCAGAGAGAAAGATTCAGAAAGTGGAAGGGAGAGACGAGGAAATCGAGCTTGTTATTCCACCCGTCTTTGATAACTGCACTCGAGTTCTGAATTCAAATGAGCAGATAGAAGCAAGAGATCTGTACTGGGAAGCTGTGTGTGATTATGCGAAGATAGGACTGGAAAAAGCCGAGGAATTACTATTGAAGAGCGTCGAGAAGAACCCGTTTATTGGAGAGCCTCATGTGGTTTTGAGTCAGTTATATTTGAGTAAAGGCCGGTTTGAGGAGGCTGAGGTCGAGGCTGAGAGGGGACTTATCCTACTGCTTCAATGGGCAAGTCCTTGGGATAAGAGGATGTCTTGGGAAGGTTGGATTGCTTGGGTTCGAGTTTTGTTGATGAAATCCAAGGAGAAGTCTTGGCCTCAGACTTCTTGGGGTATCCTGAACTTAGGACTTGTTAGATGA
- the LOC141597964 gene encoding uncharacterized protein LOC141597964, translating into MNASILGDCLDCSIMKLCAPVRRSKDCVSAFRLRSCLGYHLSITHKFCAIVWFILEWRCQPKFQFLLRFYPWKAFIAADCLLCFSKLKWMNRLATVKKDGTVQFEVPANIKNPSLHLGPGVSYDHTSEMEEHYSAEYEDLPPMQIVMLIVGTRGDVQPFIAIGKRLHYLLCRGRVILQQQNLKDLI; encoded by the exons ATGAACGCATCAATTCTGGGCGATTGTTTGGACTGTTCTATAATGAAG CTGTGCGCACCAGTCCGTCGCAGTAAGGACTGCGTGTCTGCGTTCAGGTTGCGTTCATGCCTCGGCTACCACCTCTCGATCACCCATAAATTTTGTGCGATTGTTTGGTTCATTCTAGAATGGAG ATGTCAGCCAAAGTTTCAATTTTTGCTGCGTTTTTATCCGTGGAAAGCATTTATTGCAGCTGATTGTTTGCTTTGCTTTTCAAAG CTGAAATGGATGAACCGACTTGCAACTGTTAAAAAAGATGGAACTGTACAATTTGAAGTACCTGCAAATATTAAAAATCCAAGCCTTCATTTAGGACCTGGAGTAAGTTATGATCATACCTCAGAAATGGAAGAACACTATTCAGCTGAGTATGAAGATCTACCTCCTATGCAAATTGTGATGCTAATTGTTGGTACCAGGGGTGATGTACAACCCTTTATCGCCATTGGGAAGCGTTTGCATTATTTATTGTGTAGAGGCAGAGTGATTTTGCAACAGCAAAATTTGAAGGATTTGATATAA
- the LOC141597980 gene encoding sterol 3-beta-glucosyltransferase UGT80A2-like translates to MNRLATVKKDGTVQFEVPANIKNPSLHLGPGVSYDHTSEMEEHYSAEYEDLPPMQIVMLIVGTRGDVQPFIAIGKRLHYLLCRGRVILQQQNLKDLI, encoded by the coding sequence ATGAACCGACTTGCAACTGTTAAAAAAGATGGAACTGTACAATTTGAAGTACCTGCAAATATTAAAAATCCAAGCCTTCATTTAGGACCTGGAGTAAGTTATGATCATACCTCAGAAATGGAAGAACACTATTCAGCTGAGTATGAAGATCTACCTCCTATGCAAATTGTGATGCTAATTGTTGGTACCAGGGGTGATGTACAACCCTTTATCGCCATTGGGAAGCGTTTGCATTATTTATTGTGTAGAGGCAGAGTGATTTTGCAACAGCAAAATTTGAAGGATTTGATATAA